From Candidatus Palauibacter soopunensis, one genomic window encodes:
- a CDS encoding copper resistance protein CopC, which yields MGRWMRNRAVVLAIAVVATAGVFVCAHLSLKESSPKGDETVAISPPTVTLWFTEAPQMAGTSVRLLPKGGEPLDLEPATAKEDDPSVVVLDVSETLADGDYEVMWRAMARDGHTIRGDFGFKVQTAR from the coding sequence ATGGGCAGATGGATGCGAAACCGGGCCGTCGTCTTAGCGATCGCCGTGGTGGCGACGGCGGGCGTCTTCGTCTGCGCCCACCTCTCGCTCAAGGAGTCATCTCCGAAGGGGGATGAGACGGTGGCGATCAGCCCCCCGACGGTCACGCTGTGGTTCACGGAGGCCCCGCAGATGGCCGGGACGTCCGTCCGTCTCCTGCCGAAGGGGGGCGAACCCCTCGACCTCGAGCCGGCGACCGCGAAGGAGGACGACCCGAGTGTCGTCGTGCTCGACGTGAGTGAGACGCTCGCGGACGGCGACTACGAAGTCATGTGGCGGGCAATGGCGCGGGACGGCCACACGATCCGGGGCGACTTCGGCTTCAAGGTACAAACCGCCCGCTGA
- a CDS encoding TonB-dependent receptor has translation MVIRRLAGLITAVLAMAVGAIGSSAQVEHADEIEGVVRDADSNAPLAGALVSIPESGARAVSHGDGTFHLPVPGLRIYSMRVERLGYRTVSLEVDASKGEIVFVELEANPISLPDLVVTGSVVARAANEVLRPTSVFAGEDLQRRLAGTLAETLSSEPGLAVSSMGPGSAHPVIRGLSGDRILMLEDGERVGDEFASGPDHATALDASSARRVEVIRGPGAILYGSNALGGVINVVRDDVPPSVPHHLTGALTGALTLQGQSVSNAVGGSLNLTHALTDHIPVRLELSRRSSGDLKTPVGLLQNTNTDIREVSGGASWVDNWGHAGATFRYYGNDYGIPGGFVGGHEAGVRVEMQRSATRLRSVLRPEGAFETVEIDAGHTWYEHKEIEPPDILGTLYERQTVSGEILGRHGGWGPFSSGAMGTRASWEDFGFGGALFTPNSTQTSFALFALEEIDLNPIRVEAGLRYDWVRARPDREDPSSDIGHIRERSFGAASGSLGALARVTQSFTVGATVARAFRTPSVNELFSEGPHLAAYAFEVGNPSLETERGTGIDLFVRLAGDRLNGEVTWFHNAISDYVFPLETGELSRVRLPIYQFQGEDAVLTGFESALEWAPVGDLTVEAVASYVQGRIEATDEPLPLIPPLQARFAIGYAPRNWFVEAETRVAARQDRTGSFEAPTDGYAVFDLSAGVRITFMGRLNVITLRAENLGNTVYRNHLSRVKEIMPEAGRSVSVAYRVVF, from the coding sequence ATGGTGATAAGGCGTCTGGCCGGTCTCATCACGGCCGTCTTGGCAATGGCTGTTGGAGCCATCGGCTCGTCCGCGCAGGTGGAGCACGCGGATGAGATCGAGGGCGTTGTGCGCGATGCCGACTCCAACGCGCCTCTCGCCGGCGCCCTGGTCTCCATCCCCGAGTCGGGTGCCCGGGCGGTCTCGCACGGCGACGGCACGTTCCACCTTCCCGTGCCGGGCCTGCGCATTTACTCGATGCGCGTCGAACGCCTGGGTTACCGCACGGTCTCGCTGGAAGTGGATGCGTCGAAGGGAGAGATCGTGTTTGTGGAGCTGGAAGCCAACCCCATCTCACTGCCGGATCTCGTGGTCACCGGATCGGTCGTGGCGCGCGCGGCGAACGAGGTGTTGCGCCCGACCAGCGTGTTCGCGGGGGAGGACCTGCAGCGTCGCCTGGCCGGAACCCTGGCGGAAACGCTCTCCTCCGAGCCGGGACTGGCCGTGAGCAGCATGGGGCCGGGCTCCGCGCATCCGGTGATCCGGGGGCTCAGCGGAGACCGCATCCTGATGCTCGAGGACGGGGAACGGGTCGGCGACGAGTTCGCGAGCGGTCCCGACCACGCCACGGCGCTCGACGCGTCGTCGGCGCGCCGCGTCGAAGTCATCCGCGGACCGGGTGCGATTCTCTACGGAAGCAACGCACTCGGGGGTGTCATCAACGTCGTCCGCGACGACGTTCCCCCATCGGTGCCGCACCATCTGACGGGGGCGCTGACGGGCGCTCTAACGCTTCAGGGACAGAGCGTCAGCAACGCGGTGGGCGGAAGTCTGAATCTCACGCATGCCTTGACGGACCACATTCCCGTCCGGCTGGAGCTCTCGCGTCGGAGCAGCGGCGACCTGAAGACCCCGGTCGGGCTCCTGCAGAATACCAACACGGATATTCGGGAGGTTTCCGGCGGAGCTTCGTGGGTGGACAACTGGGGCCATGCCGGCGCCACGTTCCGCTACTACGGCAACGACTACGGCATCCCGGGAGGATTCGTCGGAGGTCACGAGGCCGGGGTTCGGGTCGAGATGCAGCGCAGCGCGACCAGGCTGCGCAGCGTGCTCCGGCCCGAGGGGGCCTTCGAGACCGTCGAGATCGACGCGGGGCACACCTGGTACGAGCATAAGGAGATCGAGCCCCCCGACATCCTGGGCACGCTGTACGAGCGCCAGACGGTGAGCGGCGAGATCCTCGGCCGCCATGGCGGCTGGGGGCCTTTTTCCTCAGGGGCGATGGGGACGCGGGCGTCGTGGGAAGACTTCGGGTTCGGAGGCGCGCTGTTCACGCCGAACTCCACCCAGACCTCCTTCGCGCTATTCGCGCTGGAGGAGATCGATCTGAATCCGATACGGGTGGAAGCGGGCCTCCGCTACGATTGGGTGCGCGCACGGCCCGACCGGGAGGACCCCTCATCCGACATCGGCCACATCCGCGAAAGGTCGTTCGGCGCGGCATCGGGATCCCTGGGGGCCTTGGCACGGGTCACACAGAGCTTCACGGTGGGCGCCACCGTCGCCCGGGCCTTCCGCACCCCGAGCGTCAACGAACTGTTCTCGGAAGGTCCTCACCTGGCAGCCTACGCGTTCGAGGTCGGGAACCCGTCGCTCGAGACGGAGCGCGGGACGGGGATCGACCTGTTCGTGCGTCTTGCGGGAGACCGGCTGAACGGCGAGGTGACGTGGTTCCACAACGCCATCTCGGACTACGTCTTCCCGCTCGAAACGGGAGAGCTGAGCCGCGTCCGGCTGCCGATCTACCAGTTCCAGGGAGAGGACGCGGTGCTCACGGGATTCGAGAGCGCGCTCGAGTGGGCGCCGGTCGGGGATCTGACCGTCGAGGCGGTGGCTTCATACGTCCAGGGCAGGATCGAAGCGACGGACGAACCGCTTCCGCTGATCCCGCCGCTGCAGGCGCGCTTCGCCATCGGCTACGCGCCTCGCAACTGGTTCGTCGAAGCCGAAACGCGGGTTGCGGCTCGCCAGGATCGAACAGGCTCGTTCGAGGCCCCCACCGATGGGTATGCGGTTTTCGATCTCTCCGCCGGAGTACGAATTACGTTCATGGGGCGGCTGAACGTGATCACCCTGCGGGCGGAGAACCTTGGTAACACGGTGTACAGAAACCACCTGTCACGCGTGAAGGAGATCATGCCCGAAGCGGGCAGATCCGTCAGCGTGGCATACCGGGTCGTCTTCTAG
- a CDS encoding carboxypeptidase-like regulatory domain-containing protein: MRYLLVALAWWSWIAAPVAAQTISGTVRETNGGPLISGGFVSLLDASDEAVQADFTAADGVFSLRAPGPGTYRIRVERIGYADWVTASYELAPGQRLAVTVEILPRPVRLGDLRVEVTGSCLDDPSQGAELATVWEEARKALETAVWAEGRGELTFTLREYQRTLDPRHLTTLEVESRTRRHVRLPPFRSLPASRLVASGYAFVDADSAVFYAPDATVLLSPEFRDTQCFGLERAEVDDEPMLGITFRPRHRRRVIDVEGTLWLDEESAELRRVQIRYRNVPLPRNARRQHIGADLTFDRLPNGPFYVRDWWVRFPIGSRSSRFRAGLSGRPDPVLVAYRQTGGTVTDAFAGGVSFEVGEGAVTGVLRDSVSGGPLAGAEIVVRDWDDAAAFLPRPAAADVPFSAVTDEEGGFQVAGLPDGVYALGVYHPKLRAAGVRINETRVVVEDRTSDPLELWTPSDEALFARVCPGSSPYGSTGAVVGFARDADTGLPVPDIEVEVVWRVRRLQGTARTAVVSEQSQYAGGVSDERGRFAICDVPLGERVVLRPRGLDEGVELELVTRLAWRDVLVEP; the protein is encoded by the coding sequence ATGAGGTATCTGCTCGTTGCGCTGGCGTGGTGGTCGTGGATCGCGGCGCCCGTCGCGGCCCAGACCATCAGCGGCACCGTGCGGGAGACGAACGGCGGCCCGTTGATCTCGGGCGGATTCGTCAGCCTCCTGGACGCTTCGGACGAGGCGGTTCAGGCCGACTTCACGGCAGCGGACGGCGTGTTCTCGCTCCGGGCGCCCGGCCCGGGCACCTACCGGATCCGAGTGGAACGGATCGGTTACGCCGACTGGGTCACGGCGTCGTACGAACTGGCCCCGGGGCAACGACTGGCGGTCACTGTCGAGATCCTGCCACGCCCGGTGCGGCTCGGCGACCTGCGAGTGGAGGTGACCGGCTCATGCCTGGACGACCCGAGCCAGGGGGCCGAACTCGCCACGGTGTGGGAGGAAGCGCGCAAGGCGCTCGAGACGGCGGTGTGGGCCGAGGGCCGCGGGGAACTCACGTTCACCCTCCGTGAATACCAGCGCACCCTCGATCCGCGTCATCTCACGACGCTGGAGGTGGAGAGCCGCACGCGGCGGCATGTCCGGCTGCCCCCGTTCCGGAGTCTGCCGGCATCCCGCCTCGTGGCGTCGGGCTATGCATTCGTGGACGCGGACTCCGCCGTCTTCTACGCGCCGGACGCGACGGTGCTGCTGTCGCCGGAGTTCCGGGACACCCAGTGTTTCGGCCTGGAACGCGCCGAAGTCGACGACGAACCGATGCTCGGCATCACGTTCCGTCCACGGCACAGACGCCGCGTGATCGACGTCGAGGGCACGCTCTGGCTCGACGAGGAGAGCGCGGAACTGCGCCGCGTTCAGATCCGGTACCGCAACGTCCCGTTGCCGCGAAACGCGCGACGGCAGCACATCGGCGCGGACCTCACGTTCGACCGCCTGCCGAACGGCCCGTTCTACGTCCGCGACTGGTGGGTGCGGTTCCCGATCGGTAGCCGGAGTTCACGCTTCCGGGCGGGTCTGTCCGGTCGTCCGGACCCCGTACTCGTGGCCTACCGCCAGACGGGGGGCACGGTGACGGACGCCTTCGCGGGCGGCGTCTCGTTTGAGGTCGGCGAGGGTGCGGTCACGGGTGTTCTGCGGGACAGCGTGAGCGGCGGACCGCTCGCGGGCGCGGAAATCGTCGTCCGCGACTGGGACGACGCCGCGGCGTTCCTGCCCCGGCCGGCGGCCGCCGACGTCCCGTTCAGCGCGGTCACGGACGAGGAGGGAGGCTTCCAGGTGGCGGGGCTTCCGGATGGCGTCTACGCGCTGGGCGTGTACCATCCGAAACTCCGGGCCGCGGGGGTACGGATCAACGAGACCCGCGTGGTCGTCGAGGATCGGACCAGCGATCCTCTGGAGCTGTGGACTCCGTCCGACGAAGCTCTCTTCGCGCGTGTCTGTCCCGGTTCGTCGCCCTACGGGAGTACGGGCGCCGTCGTCGGGTTCGCGCGCGATGCCGACACGGGGCTCCCGGTGCCGGACATCGAGGTCGAAGTCGTGTGGCGCGTGCGCCGGCTCCAGGGCACGGCGCGGACCGCCGTCGTATCGGAACAGTCCCAATACGCCGGCGGGGTGTCGGACGAGCGTGGCAGGTTTGCGATCTGCGACGTCCCCCTCGGCGAGCGGGTCGTCCTGCGGCCGCGGGGTCTGGACGAGGGCGTCGAACTCGAACTCGTGACGCGCCTCGCGTGGCGCGACGTGCTCGTCGAACCCTAG